A genomic stretch from Corynebacterium terpenotabidum Y-11 includes:
- a CDS encoding copper transporter: MSGPRILGAAAAGVAAGTLLGFYVLAPNIEGGPGGDDQGLQDELSAAVAEQTRSAAELDADDAVLGPLAADAVRGDLDGRSVLVVTAGTVTDELLDAQRALLDAAGAENAGTLRLSDSALSQDRADALKSLATSTLPAGAQLSEDRRDPGYHLGQLLGQALRTGDDQDEEATVADRDLVLGSLDKGGFLQDGIPDLTSADAVVVLTDGTTGYAGSFVADLAAGLDDTTGGVVLAGDRSSTDDGAAVAVLRDDRADTEQVSTVDNVDRVAGRITVVRALDQQLSGDAGSYGAAENAAAPTL, translated from the coding sequence GTGAGCGGGCCGCGGATCCTCGGGGCCGCGGCCGCCGGTGTGGCCGCCGGAACGCTGCTGGGTTTCTACGTTCTGGCGCCGAATATCGAAGGAGGTCCGGGAGGCGACGACCAGGGGCTGCAGGATGAACTGTCGGCGGCGGTTGCCGAGCAGACTCGGTCCGCCGCCGAGCTGGACGCCGATGATGCTGTCCTCGGACCGCTCGCTGCCGATGCGGTCCGCGGAGACCTTGACGGGAGAAGCGTCCTCGTCGTGACCGCAGGAACGGTCACCGATGAACTGCTCGATGCCCAGCGTGCTCTGCTGGACGCCGCAGGGGCGGAGAACGCGGGGACGCTGCGTCTGTCGGACAGCGCCCTGTCCCAGGACCGCGCCGACGCCCTGAAGTCTCTCGCCACCAGCACCCTGCCTGCCGGGGCACAGCTGTCGGAGGACAGGCGTGATCCCGGATACCATCTCGGCCAGTTGCTGGGACAGGCACTGCGCACCGGTGATGACCAGGACGAGGAGGCGACCGTCGCCGACCGCGATCTGGTTCTCGGCTCCCTCGACAAGGGCGGGTTCCTGCAGGACGGGATCCCGGATCTGACCTCTGCGGATGCGGTGGTCGTCCTCACCGACGGGACCACCGGGTATGCCGGGAGCTTCGTCGCTGACCTTGCCGCCGGTCTGGACGATACGACCGGTGGTGTGGTTCTCGCCGGGGACCGCAGTTCCACCGACGATGGTGCGGCCGTCGCCGTGCTCCGTGATGACCGTGCCGACACGGAGCAGGTGAGCACCGTCGACAATGTCGACCGGGTCGCCGGAAGGATCACCGTGGTCCGCGCCCTCGACCAGCAGTTGTCCGGGGACGCCGGGTCCTACGGTGCGGCGGAGAATGCTGCCGCTCCGACCCTGTGA
- a CDS encoding HPP family protein yields MSATGRFLTGLRAAFTRTQPRFTGTAVLLSGAAVTLVIAGLGLASDLIGHPLIMASFGASCVLEFVLPKAPVSQPVNVIGGHVVSALCGLLVVTVLPTEWWTMGLATGAAVIGMTWLRILHPPAAGIPLIIMLDGEGWSYLLTPVLIGAVLVTVSGVLYRWGLRKVGMVQ; encoded by the coding sequence ATGAGCGCGACCGGCCGGTTCCTCACCGGACTGCGCGCCGCATTCACCCGCACCCAACCCCGGTTCACCGGAACTGCGGTACTGCTGTCAGGGGCGGCGGTCACCCTGGTCATCGCGGGTCTCGGGCTGGCCTCCGATCTCATCGGCCATCCACTGATCATGGCGAGTTTCGGGGCGTCCTGCGTCCTGGAGTTCGTCCTGCCGAAGGCGCCGGTCTCCCAGCCGGTCAACGTGATCGGAGGGCACGTGGTCTCCGCACTCTGCGGCCTCCTGGTGGTCACCGTGCTGCCGACAGAATGGTGGACGATGGGGTTGGCGACCGGAGCTGCGGTCATCGGGATGACCTGGCTCCGCATCCTGCACCCGCCTGCGGCCGGAATCCCGCTGATCATCATGCTCGACGGGGAAGGTTGGAGCTATCTGTTGACCCCGGTTCTTATCGGTGCGGTGCTGGTGACCGTCAGCGGAGTGCTCTACCGGTGGGGGCTGCGGAAGGTAGGCATGGTGCAGTGA
- a CDS encoding TlyA family RNA methyltransferase codes for MVKSKRPPLRRLDAELVKRKIARSREHAREMILGGRVSVNGMAATKPATGVDGDVSIRVTESDDDRWASRGAHKLLGALSVFEPLGLDLAGTRVLDAGASTGGFTDVCLDRGVAEVLAVDVGYGQLIWRLQNDPRVTVLDRTNVRTLTPEQLGGPADAMVGDLSFISIELVLPALAACVRDGGSLLPMVKPQFEVGKDRLGHGGVVRSPELRAEATLEVARAALRHGLSTRAVTASPLPGPSGNVEYFLWLIKDGGATAPSDAELQTMVANAVKEGPR; via the coding sequence ATGGTCAAGTCGAAACGCCCGCCGCTGCGTCGGCTGGACGCGGAACTGGTGAAGCGGAAGATCGCCCGCTCCCGGGAACACGCACGGGAGATGATTCTCGGTGGACGCGTCAGCGTCAATGGTATGGCGGCAACGAAACCCGCCACCGGCGTCGACGGCGACGTGTCCATCCGGGTCACGGAAAGTGACGACGACCGCTGGGCTTCGCGTGGTGCCCATAAGCTGCTCGGCGCCCTGTCGGTGTTTGAACCGCTCGGGTTGGATCTGGCCGGTACCCGGGTGCTCGACGCCGGCGCGTCCACCGGTGGATTCACCGATGTGTGTCTCGACCGGGGCGTCGCCGAGGTTCTCGCGGTCGACGTGGGGTACGGTCAGCTCATCTGGCGACTGCAGAATGATCCCAGGGTCACCGTGCTGGACCGGACGAATGTCCGCACCCTCACCCCGGAGCAGCTCGGAGGCCCGGCCGATGCCATGGTGGGGGACCTGTCGTTCATCTCCATCGAGCTGGTGCTTCCCGCCCTCGCGGCCTGTGTGCGGGACGGAGGCAGCCTACTCCCCATGGTGAAGCCCCAGTTCGAGGTCGGCAAGGACCGGCTGGGACACGGCGGGGTCGTCCGCTCCCCGGAACTGCGGGCAGAGGCGACTCTCGAGGTGGCCCGGGCTGCACTCCGGCACGGTCTGTCGACCCGGGCGGTCACCGCATCACCTCTTCCCGGACCGAGCGGCAACGTAGAATACTTTCTGTGGTTGATCAAGGACGGCGGTGCGACCGCTCCGTCCGACGCTGAACTGCAGACTATGGTGGCGAACGCCGTGAAGGAGGGCCCCCGGTGA
- a CDS encoding LysR family transcriptional regulator: MLLTHLEYFEALARERHFGRAAAACFITTSTMSEAVRKLEAEVGVPLVNRGKSSYQGLTAEGELFLSHSRQLLADYRRLMEDLTAAGGSLETTVRIGVIPSGHAVAADVLARLIECHPAVEVAWTSGLSSEQLVARLHSHELDAAVIHPAAPLTDGLDITDTAPVRYAVVLTDSLPLASGGTVSDREYLTGADLVHLPLALLNPDMHARVCFDRAMVDAGVPVTPSAQADSVGALVALAATGRWAAVVPEETPGATSASLRTLPLIDPVVELPTAVARLSTTPVSVLGAALDAAGRTA, encoded by the coding sequence ATGCTGCTGACACATCTGGAGTACTTCGAGGCACTGGCGCGTGAACGACATTTCGGTCGGGCGGCGGCCGCCTGTTTCATCACCACCTCCACGATGTCCGAGGCCGTCCGCAAACTCGAGGCTGAGGTCGGGGTGCCACTGGTCAATCGGGGGAAATCGTCGTACCAGGGCCTCACCGCCGAAGGTGAGCTCTTCCTCTCCCACTCCCGGCAACTTCTCGCCGACTACCGGCGCCTCATGGAGGACCTCACCGCCGCCGGCGGGAGTCTGGAGACCACCGTGCGGATCGGCGTCATTCCCTCCGGTCATGCCGTCGCCGCTGACGTGCTCGCCCGACTGATCGAGTGTCACCCGGCGGTGGAGGTCGCGTGGACGTCAGGGCTCTCCAGCGAGCAGCTGGTGGCCCGTCTGCACTCTCATGAACTGGATGCCGCGGTCATTCACCCGGCCGCCCCGCTCACTGACGGTCTCGACATCACTGACACGGCGCCGGTCCGCTACGCCGTCGTTCTCACCGACAGTCTGCCGTTGGCGTCAGGGGGGACGGTCAGTGACCGGGAGTATCTCACCGGCGCCGACCTGGTGCACCTCCCTCTGGCGTTGCTCAACCCGGACATGCATGCCCGCGTCTGTTTTGACCGGGCGATGGTGGACGCCGGGGTGCCGGTCACCCCCTCGGCACAGGCGGATTCCGTCGGTGCGCTGGTCGCTCTGGCCGCGACCGGCAGATGGGCGGCCGTCGTTCCGGAGGAGACCCCCGGAGCAACCTCGGCCTCCCTCCGCACGCTGCCCCTGATCGACCCGGTGGTGGAACTGCCCACCGCGGTCGCCAGGCTGTCCACCACGCCGGTCTCGGTGCTGGGGGCGGCCCTCGATGCCGCCGGGAGGACTGCATGA
- a CDS encoding NUDIX domain-containing protein, with protein MADAGVPDLYRTVSTEILVDAPILALRRDRITTATGEATREVVEHFGAAAVVAVRETADGGRAMMLVRQYRRPVGRYLWELPAGILDLVGEDPLTGAQRELAEEAGLAASTWHLLGDIVTSPGTSEEMCRIFLAEDIRPLTAEESAALPVADDEEADMIRRWVDVDEAVDMVRRGEVENSIAVAGILHLYAGTRRKVTEPFANRSGLASRRSAGQAPGTDMKHVR; from the coding sequence GTGGCCGACGCAGGGGTACCGGACCTGTACCGCACGGTGTCCACCGAAATACTGGTGGATGCACCGATCCTCGCTCTGCGGCGGGACCGGATCACCACGGCGACCGGGGAGGCGACCCGTGAGGTGGTCGAGCATTTCGGTGCCGCCGCCGTCGTCGCCGTCAGGGAAACAGCCGATGGTGGGCGTGCGATGATGCTGGTCCGCCAGTACCGACGTCCGGTGGGACGCTATCTGTGGGAGCTCCCCGCCGGGATCCTCGACCTGGTCGGTGAGGATCCGCTGACCGGGGCCCAGCGCGAGCTGGCGGAGGAGGCCGGACTCGCGGCGTCCACCTGGCATCTGCTCGGTGACATCGTCACCTCCCCGGGGACCAGTGAGGAGATGTGCCGCATCTTCCTCGCCGAGGACATCCGACCGCTCACCGCGGAGGAATCGGCGGCGCTGCCGGTCGCCGACGATGAGGAGGCGGACATGATCCGCCGGTGGGTCGACGTGGACGAAGCGGTGGACATGGTCCGCCGCGGTGAGGTGGAGAACTCCATCGCCGTGGCAGGCATTCTCCACCTGTACGCCGGAACGCGACGGAAAGTCACCGAGCCTTTCGCGAACCGTTCCGGGCTGGCGTCCCGACGGTCGGCGGGGCAGGCCCCGGGCACCGACATGAAGCATGTCCGCTGA
- a CDS encoding NAD kinase: MTDNTDNTTAPREVLLVAHTGGDDKLSSAAAAAQQLADGGLTVRVMSTGDPAPVARHEILGRFPRYGHTPDAALGVDLVLVLGGDGTFLRAADIAHSQDVPVLGVNMGHIGFLAEWEGEDLQAAIDRVIAGDYRIENRMTLSITVRDAQGRVLGTGWALNECSVENLNRQGVLDAVLEVDQRPVSSFGCDGVLVSTPTGSTAYAFSAGGPVLWPELESILVVPSNAHTLFSRPLVVSPHSTVAVETNPMTSPATAVMDGFRQIHMPPGSRVEVRRGPQDVRWVRLDSEPFADRMVKKFRLPTTGWRGPRR; the protein is encoded by the coding sequence GTGACCGACAACACCGACAACACCACTGCTCCCCGTGAGGTTCTTCTGGTGGCCCACACCGGTGGTGATGACAAGCTGAGTTCCGCCGCTGCCGCGGCGCAGCAGCTGGCAGACGGCGGGCTGACCGTCCGGGTCATGTCGACAGGGGATCCCGCTCCGGTCGCCCGACACGAGATCCTCGGTCGGTTCCCCCGCTACGGGCACACCCCCGACGCAGCTCTCGGCGTGGATCTCGTTCTGGTCCTCGGCGGCGACGGTACTTTCCTGCGCGCTGCCGACATCGCGCATTCCCAGGATGTTCCGGTGCTCGGCGTGAACATGGGGCACATCGGATTCCTCGCCGAATGGGAGGGGGAGGACCTGCAGGCGGCGATCGACCGCGTGATCGCCGGGGACTACCGGATTGAAAACCGCATGACCCTGTCGATCACCGTGCGGGACGCCCAGGGGCGCGTCCTCGGCACCGGGTGGGCGCTCAACGAATGCTCCGTGGAGAATCTCAACCGTCAGGGTGTCCTTGATGCCGTGCTGGAGGTTGACCAGCGTCCGGTGAGTTCCTTCGGCTGTGACGGCGTCCTCGTCTCGACCCCCACCGGGTCAACCGCCTACGCCTTCTCCGCGGGGGGACCGGTGCTCTGGCCTGAGCTGGAGTCGATCCTCGTCGTTCCGTCGAATGCGCACACGCTGTTCTCCCGGCCGCTGGTCGTCTCCCCGCACTCGACAGTTGCGGTGGAAACCAATCCGATGACCTCCCCGGCGACTGCCGTGATGGATGGGTTCCGGCAGATCCACATGCCTCCGGGATCCCGGGTGGAGGTGCGGCGGGGGCCGCAGGACGTCCGGTGGGTGCGGCTCGATTCGGAACCGTTCGCCGACCGGATGGTGAAGAAGTTCCGGTTGCCGACCACCGGATGGCGGGGACCGCGGCGCTGA
- a CDS encoding CTP synthase, which produces MSQGRSEHHTKFIFVTGGVVSSLGKGLTAASLGQLLVSRGLTVTMQKLDPYLNVDPGTMNPFEHGEVFVTDDGAETDLDLGHYERFLDRSLTKNANVTTGKVYSTVIAKERRGEFLGKTVQVIPHITDEIKARILAQADPDADGVVPDVVISEVGGTVGDIESQPFLEAARQVRHEVGRENIFFIHVSLVPYLAPSGELKTKPTQHSVAELRSIGIIPDAIVLRCDREVPQGLKKKIALMTDVDEEGVISCADSSSIYNIPKVLYNEHLDSFLIRKLNLPFRDVDWTVWGGLLDRVHNPQGELTVALVGKYIDLPDAYLSVAEAIRAGAFGERRRANIRWVAADDCATPEGAEKQLGDVDAVVVPGGFGVRGIEGKIAAVTYCREHLIPMLGICLGLQCTVIEAAKAAGIADASSTEFSEELGGTGTPVISTMAEQEAAVQGDADLGGTMRLGAYPAVLAEGSVVAGAYGTTEVSERHRHRFEVNNAYKEQITEGSGLQFSGTSPDGRLVEFVEYPKDIHPYLVATQAHPEYKSRPTRPHPLFAGLIKAAVARHDAK; this is translated from the coding sequence GTGTCTCAGGGGCGCAGCGAGCATCACACCAAGTTCATTTTCGTCACCGGGGGCGTCGTGTCCTCGCTGGGCAAGGGTCTCACCGCCGCCAGCCTGGGGCAGCTGCTGGTGTCCCGGGGGCTCACTGTGACCATGCAGAAGCTGGATCCGTACCTCAACGTCGATCCGGGCACCATGAACCCCTTCGAGCACGGCGAGGTCTTCGTCACCGACGACGGTGCCGAGACTGACCTGGATCTCGGGCACTACGAGCGTTTCCTGGACCGCAGCCTGACGAAGAACGCGAACGTCACCACCGGCAAGGTGTACTCCACGGTCATCGCCAAGGAGCGTCGTGGTGAATTCCTCGGCAAGACTGTGCAGGTCATCCCGCATATCACCGATGAAATCAAGGCCCGTATCCTGGCCCAGGCCGACCCGGACGCCGACGGTGTCGTCCCCGACGTGGTCATCTCCGAGGTCGGCGGCACCGTCGGTGACATCGAGTCCCAGCCCTTCCTCGAGGCCGCCCGTCAGGTCCGCCACGAGGTCGGCCGGGAGAACATCTTCTTCATCCACGTGTCCCTGGTGCCGTACCTCGCCCCGTCCGGCGAGCTGAAGACCAAGCCTACCCAGCACTCGGTCGCCGAGCTGCGCAGCATCGGCATCATCCCGGACGCGATTGTCCTGCGATGCGACCGTGAGGTCCCCCAGGGTCTGAAGAAGAAGATCGCCCTGATGACGGACGTCGACGAGGAGGGTGTGATCTCCTGCGCCGATTCCTCCTCGATCTACAACATCCCGAAGGTGCTGTACAACGAGCACCTCGACTCCTTCCTCATCCGTAAGCTCAATCTCCCCTTCCGCGACGTGGACTGGACCGTCTGGGGTGGTCTGCTGGACCGCGTCCACAATCCGCAGGGTGAACTCACTGTCGCACTGGTCGGCAAGTACATCGATCTGCCGGACGCCTACCTGTCCGTCGCCGAAGCCATCCGCGCTGGAGCGTTCGGTGAGCGTCGCCGGGCGAACATCCGCTGGGTCGCCGCCGACGACTGCGCCACCCCGGAAGGGGCGGAAAAGCAGCTCGGTGATGTCGACGCTGTCGTCGTCCCCGGCGGGTTCGGTGTCCGCGGAATCGAGGGCAAGATCGCGGCGGTGACCTACTGCCGGGAGCACCTCATCCCGATGCTGGGCATCTGCCTCGGTCTGCAGTGTACGGTCATCGAGGCAGCGAAAGCCGCCGGTATCGCCGACGCGTCTTCCACCGAATTCTCCGAGGAGCTCGGTGGAACCGGGACTCCGGTGATCTCCACCATGGCGGAGCAGGAGGCGGCCGTGCAGGGTGACGCCGACCTGGGTGGCACCATGCGTCTCGGCGCGTATCCGGCGGTCCTCGCCGAGGGTTCCGTCGTCGCCGGCGCCTACGGCACCACCGAGGTCTCCGAGCGGCACCGTCACCGTTTTGAGGTGAACAACGCCTACAAGGAGCAGATCACCGAAGGTTCCGGTCTGCAGTTCTCCGGCACCTCCCCGGACGGCAGGCTCGTCGAGTTCGTCGAGTACCCGAAGGACATCCACCCCTACCTCGTCGCCACCCAGGCGCACCCGGAGTACAAGTCCCGGCCGACCCGTCCGCACCCCCTGTTCGCTGGTCTGATCAAGGCCGCCGTGGCCAGGCACGACGCGAAGTAG
- the steA gene encoding putative cytokinetic ring protein SteA yields MSTMIFSRTDETPGIHGHTRDCTGAKGSSTLAKLGKGDIVVVDAPDINRTLAQKLIDAHVGGVVNTGAFTTGNVPNFGPQMLLDADITLVENVDPELPGKVKNGKKGRLNDGKVYYGDRSIGQGEVLDEETARTRFLDAREALIDHMEALSGNTAEFVSTEAPLLIDGLGIPDLDVDMDDRKVLVVSPDPQLEEKLKSLRYFIREYDPVMIGVDQAVDELIGHGYRPAVIIGDPDLISSDNLRSGAAVILPADPDGHAAGLERIQDLGVGAMTFPAATGDATDLALLLAEYHGASMVVNLGPTLDLDRVFDTAAAPGTPSAMLSRLRVGNRLVDSTAVAELYRVSRSGGGWLWAILGILAAVVVIVLIAGLSGSDGFVDNLIDSWNNIALKFQDLFS; encoded by the coding sequence ATGTCCACCATGATCTTCTCCCGTACCGACGAGACCCCAGGCATTCACGGCCACACCCGGGACTGCACCGGCGCGAAGGGCAGTTCCACGTTGGCGAAGCTCGGCAAAGGCGACATCGTCGTCGTCGATGCCCCCGACATCAACCGCACTCTCGCCCAGAAGCTCATCGACGCGCACGTGGGCGGCGTGGTGAACACCGGCGCCTTCACCACCGGTAACGTCCCCAACTTCGGGCCGCAGATGCTGCTGGACGCCGACATCACCCTAGTCGAGAACGTTGATCCGGAACTTCCCGGCAAGGTGAAGAACGGGAAGAAAGGTCGTCTCAACGACGGCAAGGTCTACTACGGTGACCGGTCCATCGGACAGGGGGAGGTCCTCGACGAGGAGACCGCCCGCACCCGGTTCCTCGATGCGCGGGAAGCGCTCATCGATCACATGGAGGCGCTGTCCGGCAACACCGCTGAATTCGTGAGCACGGAGGCGCCGCTGCTCATCGACGGACTCGGGATCCCGGACCTGGACGTCGACATGGACGACCGGAAGGTCCTTGTGGTCAGTCCCGATCCGCAGCTGGAGGAGAAGCTCAAGTCGCTGCGCTACTTCATCCGTGAGTATGACCCGGTCATGATCGGCGTCGACCAGGCGGTCGACGAACTGATCGGTCACGGGTACCGCCCGGCGGTCATCATCGGTGATCCTGACCTCATCTCCTCGGACAACCTCCGGTCCGGTGCCGCGGTCATTCTGCCCGCCGACCCTGACGGTCACGCTGCCGGCCTGGAGCGGATCCAGGATCTCGGCGTGGGTGCGATGACCTTCCCTGCCGCTACCGGGGACGCCACCGATCTGGCCCTGCTGCTCGCCGAGTACCACGGGGCGTCGATGGTGGTGAACCTGGGCCCGACCCTCGACCTGGACCGGGTCTTCGACACCGCCGCCGCCCCCGGGACCCCGTCGGCGATGTTGTCCCGGCTGCGGGTCGGCAACCGGCTGGTGGACTCGACCGCCGTCGCTGAGCTCTACCGGGTCTCCCGGTCCGGCGGCGGGTGGCTGTGGGCGATCCTCGGAATCCTCGCGGCGGTCGTGGTCATCGTCCTGATCGCCGGGCTCAGTGGATCCGACGGCTTCGTCGACAATCTCATCGACAGCTGGAACAATATCGCCCTCAAGTTCCAGGACCTCTTCTCGTGA
- a CDS encoding HAD-IIA family hydrolase: protein MTPLAQLDTVPHPILDSYDALLVDLDGTVFRGGRAVAGAFEGLSGRRSVYVTNNASRSPAAVAEHLTSLGFAVSAGEVLTSAQAACTLAAQLVGTSSRPTQPTAYVVGTASFRELATDAGFRVVDSADDNPDVVLQGHSPDNNWAALSEAALAVRAGALYVASNLDTTLPTERGLLIGNGSMVAAVVSATGVTPHSAGKPQPAMFTVAADNVGSQRPLAVGDRLDTDIAGGIAAGMDTLCVLTGVSGHQDILHTTFRPTWIAANLRDQVSGWTAVGDGDRVTVTSGETGEVDVMAAAALAAAAPLVWAADDEGRAVTVVPSDGDTLAATALGAWR from the coding sequence ATGACTCCACTGGCGCAGCTTGACACTGTCCCGCATCCCATCCTGGACTCCTACGACGCGCTCCTCGTGGACCTTGACGGGACCGTTTTCCGTGGCGGCCGGGCGGTGGCCGGCGCCTTCGAAGGACTGTCCGGGCGGAGGTCGGTCTACGTCACCAACAACGCCTCCCGATCGCCGGCAGCCGTGGCGGAACACCTGACGTCGCTGGGGTTCGCTGTCAGCGCCGGTGAGGTTCTGACCTCTGCTCAGGCTGCCTGCACCCTCGCTGCACAGCTGGTGGGCACCTCGTCCCGGCCGACGCAGCCCACAGCATATGTCGTGGGTACTGCGTCCTTCCGGGAGCTGGCGACCGACGCCGGCTTCCGCGTGGTTGATTCGGCTGACGACAACCCGGACGTGGTCCTTCAGGGCCATTCCCCGGACAACAACTGGGCGGCGCTTTCTGAGGCGGCGCTCGCTGTCCGGGCCGGCGCGCTCTACGTTGCCTCGAATCTCGACACCACTCTGCCTACCGAGCGCGGACTTCTCATCGGCAACGGTTCGATGGTTGCGGCCGTGGTCAGTGCCACGGGAGTGACCCCGCACAGTGCCGGCAAGCCCCAGCCCGCCATGTTCACGGTTGCCGCCGACAACGTCGGCTCCCAGCGTCCGCTCGCGGTGGGTGACAGGTTGGACACCGACATTGCCGGAGGTATCGCCGCCGGCATGGACACACTCTGCGTCCTCACGGGTGTCTCCGGGCACCAGGACATCCTCCATACGACCTTCCGTCCCACCTGGATTGCCGCGAACCTCCGCGATCAAGTCAGCGGATGGACCGCAGTCGGGGACGGGGACCGGGTGACCGTGACCTCCGGTGAGACGGGCGAGGTCGACGTCATGGCCGCCGCAGCGCTTGCCGCAGCCGCCCCGCTGGTGTGGGCCGCCGACGATGAGGGCCGTGCGGTCACCGTCGTTCCCTCAGACGGCGACACCCTTGCTGCGACGGCTCTCGGAGCATGGCGGTGA
- the recN gene encoding DNA repair protein RecN, whose translation MLTELQIRNLGVIEEATAEFSSGFTVVTGETGAGKTMVVTGLKLLSGARADAQRVRGGTDKASVDGIFTIGDGTDPASGKLVHMVEEIGGYLEDGDVVVSRSVSSSGRSRAHLAGRTVAAAVLSGFTGRMLTIHGQSDQLQLTDPVKQLRSLDAFAGLDDSRREYRRLRRQWAGLAKDLNNRTVKRRELALEAETLRHAVAQIDELDPQPGEDEDLKARISRLQDADDLRTAVAAALTAIDGGDPDRAEESATDALGLAASTLAVAPGGDARVQELGRRLTSLVGELTDISGELGALLSEAPDPESLEDLLYRQQQLRELRTFAVDVDGALAWRDEARQRLGAIDVSDDVLEELRSQVADAAEAMLVAARALAAARTEASGRFAEAVTAEIRGLQMTAGFEVGVLTRGGEGQQPGRDAVVTDCGPDGITDVEFRLVQGGKAHPLGATASGGELSRVMLALEVILAGRGRTMVFDEVDSGVGGRAAVEIGRRLARLAVHNQVIVVTHLPQVAAFADAHVHVAKSATDAAVRSSVRTLTEDERVEELARMLAGLESDTGRAHAEELLATAQSAKNEL comes from the coding sequence ATGCTGACTGAACTGCAGATCCGGAACCTCGGCGTCATCGAGGAGGCGACCGCGGAGTTCTCCTCCGGTTTTACCGTCGTCACCGGCGAGACCGGTGCCGGTAAGACGATGGTGGTCACCGGGCTCAAGCTGCTGTCCGGGGCGAGGGCGGACGCACAACGGGTCCGTGGCGGGACCGACAAAGCCTCCGTGGACGGCATCTTCACCATCGGGGACGGAACGGATCCCGCGTCCGGAAAGCTCGTACACATGGTCGAGGAGATCGGAGGCTACCTCGAGGACGGGGACGTGGTCGTCTCCCGGTCAGTCAGTTCCTCCGGGCGGTCCCGGGCCCATCTCGCGGGCCGGACCGTGGCGGCCGCCGTGCTCTCCGGGTTCACCGGTCGGATGCTCACCATCCACGGGCAGTCTGACCAGCTCCAGCTCACCGATCCGGTGAAGCAGCTGCGTAGCTTGGACGCTTTCGCGGGCCTGGACGATTCCCGCCGGGAGTACCGTCGACTGCGTCGACAGTGGGCAGGTCTGGCCAAGGACCTCAACAACCGGACCGTGAAGCGGAGGGAACTCGCCCTGGAGGCGGAGACTCTGCGCCATGCGGTCGCGCAGATCGATGAACTGGATCCTCAGCCGGGGGAGGACGAGGACCTCAAGGCGCGGATCAGCAGGCTCCAGGATGCCGACGACCTGCGGACGGCGGTGGCTGCGGCGCTGACCGCGATCGACGGTGGGGATCCGGATCGGGCGGAGGAGTCCGCCACCGATGCGCTCGGCCTGGCGGCGTCCACCCTGGCGGTTGCCCCGGGAGGGGATGCCCGTGTTCAGGAGCTGGGAAGACGGCTGACATCATTGGTCGGGGAGCTGACGGACATCTCCGGGGAGCTGGGGGCACTGTTGTCCGAGGCGCCGGATCCGGAGAGCCTCGAGGATCTGCTGTACCGGCAGCAGCAGCTCCGGGAACTCCGGACGTTCGCTGTCGATGTCGACGGTGCCCTGGCCTGGCGGGACGAGGCACGGCAGCGGCTCGGGGCCATCGATGTATCCGATGATGTCCTGGAGGAGCTGCGTTCGCAGGTCGCCGACGCGGCGGAGGCGATGCTGGTCGCCGCGCGGGCACTCGCCGCAGCGCGGACGGAGGCGTCCGGCAGGTTCGCTGAGGCGGTGACCGCGGAAATCCGGGGGCTGCAGATGACGGCTGGTTTTGAGGTCGGCGTCCTGACCCGCGGAGGTGAGGGACAACAGCCGGGCCGGGATGCGGTGGTCACCGACTGTGGTCCGGACGGCATCACGGACGTGGAATTCCGCCTCGTTCAGGGCGGGAAGGCGCATCCTCTGGGTGCGACGGCCTCCGGCGGTGAACTGTCCCGGGTGATGCTCGCCCTGGAGGTGATCCTCGCCGGTCGGGGCCGGACGATGGTCTTCGATGAGGTGGATTCCGGTGTCGGAGGCCGGGCGGCCGTTGAGATCGGTCGTCGCCTCGCCCGGTTGGCGGTGCACAACCAGGTCATTGTGGTGACCCACCTGCCGCAGGTTGCAGCCTTCGCCGATGCGCACGTCCATGTCGCCAAGTCGGCGACCGATGCGGCGGTACGGTCCAGCGTGCGGACCCTCACCGAGGATGAGCGGGTCGAGGAGCTGGCGCGGATGCTCGCCGGGCTGGAGTCGGACACCGGCCGTGCCCATGCCGAGGAGTTGCTGGCCACCGCGCAATCGGCAAAAAATGAGCTGTGA